The following proteins are co-located in the Thermus thermophilus HB8 genome:
- a CDS encoding DMT family transporter has translation MGYLYVLLAAFLWGLIGPLSRMAFQEGLTPLTVAFYRALLSWIFFLAHAARTGGLRVAPRDLPVFPLFGLLGVALFYGAYQLAVLYGGAALASVLLYTAPAWVALLSWAFLREPPTARSWGAVALTLLGVGLLGLGGGSEVRFGVRAFLFGLASGFFYALHYLLGKLYLGRYATPTFFAYALPVAALALAPWAEFGPLTPRALGALLALSLFSTYGAYLAFYAGLRRLPATVASVVATLEPVVAVVLAYLLFGEVLSPLGYFGALLVILAVLLAVRR, from the coding sequence ATGGGCTACCTTTACGTCCTGCTGGCGGCGTTTCTTTGGGGCCTCATCGGGCCTTTAAGCCGTATGGCCTTCCAGGAGGGGCTTACCCCTTTGACGGTGGCCTTCTACCGGGCGCTTTTGAGCTGGATCTTCTTTCTGGCCCACGCGGCCCGGACGGGAGGCCTTCGGGTGGCGCCCCGGGACCTGCCCGTCTTTCCCCTCTTCGGCCTTCTGGGGGTGGCCCTCTTCTACGGGGCCTACCAGCTCGCCGTCCTCTACGGGGGGGCGGCCTTGGCCTCGGTCCTCCTCTACACCGCCCCCGCCTGGGTGGCCCTCCTCTCCTGGGCCTTCCTCCGGGAGCCCCCCACGGCCAGGTCCTGGGGGGCGGTGGCCTTGACCCTCCTCGGGGTGGGGCTTTTGGGCCTGGGCGGGGGGAGCGAGGTGCGCTTCGGGGTGCGGGCCTTCCTCTTCGGCTTGGCCTCCGGCTTCTTTTACGCCCTTCACTACCTTCTCGGCAAGCTTTACCTCGGCCGCTACGCCACCCCCACCTTCTTCGCCTACGCCCTGCCCGTGGCCGCTTTGGCCCTTGCGCCCTGGGCGGAGTTCGGCCCCTTGACTCCTCGGGCGCTGGGCGCCCTCCTGGCCTTGAGCCTCTTCTCCACCTACGGGGCCTACCTCGCCTTTTACGCCGGCCTCAGGCGGCTTCCCGCCACCGTGGCCAGCGTGGTGGCCACCTTGGAGCCCGTGGTGGCCGTGGTCCTCGCCTACCTGCTCTTCGGCGAGGTCCTTTCGCCCTTGGGCTATTTCGGGGCTTTGCTCGTGATCCTGGCGGTGCTTCTTGCGGTGCGGCGCTAG
- a CDS encoding HNH endonuclease, which yields MNLDAPRVLVLNAAYEVLGLASIKRAVLLVLGGGAEMVSESGLYLNTPSTRIPVPSVVRLKRMVRRRPGRVPLNRRNVLRRDRYTCQYCGQKGGELTVDHVLPKSRGGKSTWDNLVAACRSCNLRKGDRTPEEAGMRLLRPPKPPRVPLFLLDLKEVPPDWRPFVEGLLG from the coding sequence GTGAACCTGGACGCCCCACGGGTCCTGGTCCTCAACGCCGCCTACGAGGTCCTGGGCCTGGCCAGCATCAAGCGGGCCGTGCTCCTCGTCCTCGGGGGCGGGGCGGAGATGGTCTCGGAAAGCGGCCTCTACCTCAACACCCCCTCCACCCGGATCCCCGTCCCCAGCGTCGTCCGCCTCAAGCGCATGGTCCGCCGCAGGCCGGGGCGCGTTCCCTTGAACCGCAGAAACGTCCTCCGGCGCGACCGCTACACCTGCCAGTACTGCGGGCAAAAGGGCGGGGAGCTCACCGTGGACCACGTCCTCCCCAAAAGCCGCGGGGGCAAGAGCACCTGGGACAACCTGGTGGCCGCCTGCCGCAGCTGCAACCTCAGGAAGGGGGACCGCACCCCCGAGGAGGCGGGGATGCGCCTCCTCCGCCCCCCGAAGCCCCCGAGGGTGCCCCTCTTCCTTTTGGACCTCAAGGAGGTCCCCCCGGACTGGCGGCCCTTCGTGGAGGGCCTCCTCGGCTAG
- the rplQ gene encoding 50S ribosomal protein L17, with product MRHLKSGRKLNRHSSHRLALYRNQAKSLLTHGRITTTVPKAKELRGFVDHLIHLAKRGDLHARRLVLRDLQDVKLVRKLFDEIAPRYRDRQGGYTRVLKLAERRRGDGAPLALVELVE from the coding sequence ATGCGCCACCTGAAGTCCGGACGTAAGCTGAACCGCCACTCTTCCCACCGCTTGGCCCTTTACCGCAACCAGGCGAAAAGCCTCCTCACCCACGGCCGCATCACCACCACCGTGCCCAAGGCCAAGGAGCTCAGGGGGTTTGTGGACCACCTCATCCACCTGGCCAAGCGGGGCGACCTCCACGCCCGCAGGTTGGTCCTTAGGGACCTCCAGGACGTGAAGCTGGTGCGGAAGCTCTTTGACGAGATCGCCCCCCGCTACCGGGACCGCCAGGGGGGGTACACCCGGGTCCTCAAGCTGGCGGAGCGCCGGCGGGGGGACGGGGCGCCGCTCGCCCTGGTGGAGCTGGTGGAGTAG